One Cryptomeria japonica chromosome 9, Sugi_1.0, whole genome shotgun sequence genomic window carries:
- the LOC131054866 gene encoding uncharacterized protein LOC131054866 — translation METQMIEAIGMEIVVESASELKKAKIAPKTRAFALCFIHGAGKHGRRLLEHTTAVDRENGRNPSWNETISFALPESSIQQDRLLFTVQICNQSTWRPHVIGHVTVPLKELAKQPLENGESFQVLGPSGKPKGTLNLSVRLSKNRTRIHVHQFPHPRSHAVTAKGNDFCAQIASVAGISSNFF, via the coding sequence ATGGAAACGCAAATGATAGAAGCAATAGGCATGGAAATAGTCGTGGAATCCGCCAGCGAGCTCAAGAAGGCAAAAATAGCACCGAAAACCAGGGCTTTCGCGCTTTGCTTCATTCACGGTGCAGGCAAGCACGGCCGCAGGCTCTTGGAGCACACAACGGCAGTGGACAGAGAAAATGGAAGAAACCCTAGCTGGAACGAGACCATTTCCTTTGCCCTACCTGAGTCTTCCATTCAGCAGGACCGCCTGCTATTTACAGTCCAAATATGCAACCAGAGCACCTGGAGGCCTCATGTCATCGGCCATGTGACCGTGCCGCTGAAAGAACTTGCAAAGCAACCGCTTGAAAATGGCGAAAGCTTCCAGGTGCTCGGCCCTTCCGGGAAGCCCAAGGGAACCCTAAATCTGTCGGTCAGGTTGAGTAAAAATAGAACCAGAATTCATGTCCACCAGTTCCCTCACCCTAGGTCGCATGCCGTGACTGCCAAGGGCAACGATTTCTGTGCACAAATCGCCTCTGTGGCGGGGATTTCCAGTAACTTCTTCTGA